A genome region from Oryzias latipes chromosome 2, ASM223467v1 includes the following:
- the LOC101170744 gene encoding C-X-C chemokine receptor type 1, translating to MSSVTFTLDSDYFENDTDLPDLNTQPCLLVSLGPAVSLVLSVLLVATSALAIPGNLLVGWVIGTNQRALTPSDVYLFHLTAADGLLALTLPFFAVAFVRGWIFGDFLCKFLNLIMEANFYTSIIFLACISVDRYLAIVHTRGLQQSRRGSCSRLLCAVVWAVGWALALPALFNATIAVTLKDGSETWLCTESFHVGRPTAWRLATRVLRHVFGFVLPLVVMVACYGVTVAKLLHTRGFQKHRAMRVIMAVVVAFLLCWTPYHITLMVDTLLRAELMAPGCGVRGAVNVALGVTNSLALLHSCINPFLYAFVGRKFRTKMNLLLQRKFRRDKMSASRVSRSTSQTSEGAGTVL from the coding sequence ATGTCGTCCGTCACCTTCACCCTCGACAGTGACTACTTTGAGAACGACACCGACCTCCCTGACCTGAACACGCAGCCGTGTTTGCTGGTGTCTCTGGGACCGGCGGTGAGTCTGGTGCTCAGCGTCCTCCTCGTGGCCACCTCCGCCCTGGCGATCCCCGGGAACCTGCTGGTGGGGTGGGTGATCGGCACCAACCAGCGGGCTCTGACGCCGTCGGACGTGTACTTGTTCCACCTGACGGCGGCCGACGGGCTGCTGGCTCTGACGCTGCCCTTCTTCGCCGTGGCCTTCGTCCGCGGATGGATATTCGGGGACTTCCTGTGCAAGTTCCTGAACCTCATCATGGAGGCCAACTTCTACACCAGCATCATCTTCCTGGCGTGCATTAGCGTCGACCGTTACCTCGCCATCGTGCACACCAGGGGGTTGCAGCAGAGCCGGCGCGGGTCGTGCAGCCGGCTGCTGTGTGCAGTGGTCTGGGCGGTGGGCTGGGCCCTCGCCCTGCCGGCTCTGTTCAACGCCACCATCGCCGTCACGCTCAAAGATGGGTCTGAGACGTGGCTTTGCACCGAGAGCTTCCACGTCGGCCGCCCCACGGCGTGGAGGCTCGCCACACGCGTACTCCGGCACGTCTTTGGCTTTGTGCTCCCACTGGTCGTCATGGTCGCCTGCTACGGCGTCACCGTCGCCAAGCTGCTGCACACTCGCGGTTTCCAGAAGCACCGGGCCATGAGGGTGATCATGGCGGTGGTGGtcgccttcctcctgtgctggacGCCCTACCACATCACTCTGATGGTGGACACTTTGCTGAGGGCGGAGCTGATGGCGCCAGGCTGCGGCGTGAGGGGCGCGGTGAACGTGGCCCTAGGCGTAACCAACAGTCTGGCTCTGCTGCACAGCTGCATCAACCCTTTCCTCTACGCTTTCGTGGGGAGGAAGTTCAGGACCAAAATGAATCTTCTCCTCCAGAGGAAGTTCAGACGTGACAAGATGTCTGCGTCGAGGGTCAGCAGGTCAACCTCCCAGACTTCAGAGGGAGCTGGAACGGTTCTCTGA
- the rnase4 gene encoding ribonuclease 4, which produces MKILLSCLLILMLFADSSQSRKRKGKPTPKPTPKPTPNPRYEKFRRQHIDKDMTDMVTMVNNKCDSVIKDKNIYDNNNCKRINTFIASDLAEVVKICTSEGTLNSQSQMMESKKMFTLINCKLKDNDAKKPNCQYEGILLTNRKLLVQCDNNNRPVHFGGYIAEPGF; this is translated from the coding sequence ATGAAGATCCTGCTGAGCTGTTTGCTGATCCTCATGCTCTTTGCTGACTCATCTCAGTCTCGCAAAAGGAAAGGCAAGCCCACCCCCAAGCCCACCCCCAAGCCCACCCCCAATCCACGTTATGAAAAGTTTCGCAGGCAGCACATAGACAAAGACATGACAGACATGGTAACAATGGTAAACAACAAATGTGACTCAGTGATAAAAGACAAGAACATTTACGACAACAACAACTGTAAAAGAATCAACACTTTCATTGCCTCTGACCTGGCTGAAGTCGTAAAAATCTGTACAAGTGAGGGAACCCTAAACAGTCAAAGTCAAATGATGGAGAGCAAGAAAATGTTCACACTCATCAACTGCAAACTGAAGGACAACGATGCCAAGAAACCCAACTGCCAATATGAAGGCATTCTCCTGACTAACAGGAAGCTGTTGGTCCAGTGTGACAACAACAACCGGCCTGTTCACTTTGGTGGTTACATAGCAGAGCCTGGTTTCTGA